Proteins encoded within one genomic window of Haloplanus vescus:
- a CDS encoding GNAT family N-acetyltransferase, protein MSVTVEKRVDGPGTTDHADEAWELKERIRRNEGVLKQRKRFFMDAYRRATTHLLYLDDDLVGFATARRDGYILFLAVAPERRGEGFGRRLVAEVAEDHRTVTCHARATNDPALDFYESIGFEIKRRIERYYEDDGDAYYLRLGPDERLRDRLSELIRR, encoded by the coding sequence GTGAGCGTCACCGTCGAGAAACGTGTCGATGGGCCTGGCACGACCGACCACGCCGACGAGGCCTGGGAGCTCAAAGAGCGCATCCGGCGCAATGAGGGCGTCCTCAAGCAACGCAAGCGGTTCTTTATGGACGCCTATCGTCGCGCGACGACACATCTCCTCTATCTCGACGACGACTTGGTCGGCTTCGCCACCGCGCGCCGCGACGGCTACATCCTCTTTCTCGCCGTCGCGCCCGAGCGACGGGGCGAGGGGTTCGGACGCCGCCTCGTCGCGGAGGTAGCCGAGGACCACCGCACCGTCACCTGTCACGCACGAGCGACGAACGACCCCGCACTCGACTTCTACGAATCCATCGGCTTCGAAATCAAGCGCCGTATCGAGCGCTACTACGAGGACGACGGCGACGCGTACTACCTCCGACTCGGGCCGGACGAGCGACTTCGTGACCGGCTCTCCGAGTTGATTCGGCGCTAG
- the purF gene encoding amidophosphoribosyltransferase: protein MTEKCGVVGVSLADRDAARPLYYSLYALQHRGQESAGIVTHDGFQQHSHVEMGLVGDAFDADDLDQLNGTAGIGHVRYPTSGGVNASCAQPFSVSFKSGSLGLAHNGNLVNAGEIRSELEGLGHAFTSNGDTEVIAHDLARNLLEEDLVRAVKRTMGRIHGSYALTIMHDESVLGVRDPEGNRPLCIGKLEDGYVLASESAAIDTLDGELVRDVNPGELIVLEPDGSGFDSYQLVDRDDTAHCFFEHVYFARPDSIIDDELVYDARRKLGSELWDESGIETDVVMPVPDSGRSFASGYAEAANEDGADVEFAEGLMKNRYVGRTFIMPTQDERERAVRLKLNPIRSTVEDKTVTIIDDSIVRGTTSTQLVDLVRDAGAKEVHVRIGAPPIVAPCYMGIDMASRDELIAADKSVDDIREIIGADSLSYLSIDAIASVFGRTKGDLCLGCVTGEYPYDIEGEQTDRDVTRPAVGGESAPADD, encoded by the coding sequence ATGACCGAGAAGTGTGGCGTCGTCGGGGTCTCTCTGGCAGACCGCGACGCCGCCCGGCCCCTGTATTACTCTCTGTACGCGTTACAGCATCGGGGACAGGAGTCGGCAGGTATCGTAACACACGACGGCTTCCAGCAACACAGTCACGTCGAGATGGGCCTCGTCGGCGACGCGTTCGACGCCGACGACCTCGACCAGTTGAACGGGACGGCGGGCATCGGCCACGTTCGCTACCCCACGTCGGGCGGCGTCAACGCCAGTTGCGCCCAGCCCTTCTCCGTCTCGTTCAAGTCCGGGTCGCTCGGCCTCGCACACAACGGCAACCTCGTCAACGCCGGCGAGATTCGGTCGGAACTCGAGGGACTGGGTCACGCCTTCACCTCCAACGGCGACACCGAGGTCATCGCCCACGACCTGGCGCGCAACCTCCTCGAAGAGGACCTGGTGCGCGCGGTCAAGCGAACCATGGGCCGCATTCACGGCTCGTACGCGCTGACTATCATGCACGACGAGTCGGTGCTCGGGGTGCGCGACCCCGAAGGGAATCGCCCCCTCTGTATCGGGAAACTCGAAGATGGCTACGTCCTCGCCTCGGAGTCGGCCGCCATCGACACGCTCGACGGCGAACTCGTCCGCGACGTGAATCCGGGCGAGCTCATCGTCCTCGAACCCGACGGCAGCGGCTTCGACTCGTATCAACTCGTCGACCGCGACGACACCGCGCACTGCTTTTTCGAACACGTCTACTTCGCTCGCCCGGACTCCATCATCGACGACGAACTCGTCTACGACGCGCGGCGCAAACTCGGAAGCGAACTCTGGGACGAGAGCGGCATCGAGACGGACGTGGTGATGCCCGTCCCCGACTCGGGACGCTCGTTCGCCTCGGGATACGCGGAGGCGGCGAACGAGGACGGCGCCGACGTGGAGTTCGCGGAGGGCCTGATGAAGAACCGCTACGTCGGGCGGACGTTCATCATGCCGACACAGGACGAACGTGAGCGCGCAGTCCGACTGAAACTCAACCCCATTCGGAGCACCGTCGAAGACAAGACGGTCACCATCATCGACGACAGCATCGTTCGGGGAACTACCTCGACGCAGCTCGTCGACTTGGTGCGTGACGCCGGCGCGAAGGAAGTCCACGTCCGCATCGGCGCCCCGCCCATCGTCGCCCCCTGCTACATGGGTATCGACATGGCGAGTCGAGACGAACTCATCGCCGCGGACAAGAGCGTCGACGACATCCGGGAGATAATCGGCGCCGACAGCCTCTCCTATCTCTCCATCGACGCCATCGCGTCCGTCTTCGGGCGGACGAAAGGTGACCTCTGTCTCGGCTGTGTGACCGGCGAGTACCCCTACGACATCGAGGGCGAACAGACGGACCGCGACGTGACGCGGCCCGCCGTCGGCGGCGAATCTGCGCCCGCAGACGACTGA
- a CDS encoding ABC transporter ATP-binding protein — protein sequence MPSTTPAVEAVDLRKRYGDEVALDGLSLSIPAGTVYGFLGPNGAGKTTTMRLLTGLSTPDSGSVRVCGVSATDRRSLAPRIGYLPETPPLYDEFSAREQLDYVADLRDIPTDDARDRIETYLEEFDLAADADRRLGTYSKGMRQKTAFIQSVLHDPDVLFLDEPTSGLDPRAARRIRESVVDFADAGATVFLSTHILSVVEAVADEVAVLFDGRLVAEGTADEVRARAETGASASLEDAFLAVTGDAERPESDATQGA from the coding sequence ATGCCCTCCACGACCCCCGCAGTCGAAGCCGTCGACCTGCGGAAGCGCTACGGCGACGAAGTCGCGCTCGACGGCCTCTCGCTCTCGATTCCCGCCGGGACAGTGTACGGGTTCCTCGGCCCGAACGGTGCCGGGAAGACGACGACCATGCGCCTCCTGACTGGGTTGTCGACGCCCGATTCCGGCTCCGTTCGCGTCTGTGGCGTCTCCGCCACTGACCGACGCTCGCTTGCCCCGCGAATCGGTTATCTCCCCGAGACGCCGCCGCTGTACGACGAGTTCAGCGCTCGCGAACAACTCGATTACGTCGCCGACCTGCGAGATATCCCGACCGACGACGCCCGTGACCGCATCGAAACCTACCTCGAAGAGTTCGACCTCGCGGCCGACGCCGACCGCCGTCTCGGAACGTACTCGAAGGGCATGCGACAGAAGACGGCGTTCATCCAAAGCGTCCTGCACGACCCCGACGTGCTCTTTCTCGACGAACCCACCTCGGGACTCGACCCGCGCGCCGCCCGTCGCATCCGCGAGTCGGTCGTCGACTTCGCCGACGCGGGCGCGACAGTCTTCCTGTCGACCCACATTCTCTCCGTCGTCGAAGCCGTCGCCGACGAGGTTGCGGTGCTGTTCGACGGCCGATTGGTCGCCGAAGGGACGGCAGACGAGGTACGGGCCCGCGCCGAGACGGGTGCGAGTGCGTCGCTCGAAGACGCCTTTCTCGCCGTCACCGGTGACGCCGAGCGCCCCGAATCGGACGCGACACAGGGCGCATGA
- a CDS encoding halocyanin domain-containing protein — protein sequence MSEERDARLGRRGLLRAGAGTVGAGLVGAGVTGTAAAQSGPFGGWMSDVGNYDGVHDMTGSGEVTVDVGVQANGAAYGFGPAAIQVDPGTTVVWEWTGNGGVHNVAAESGGDYSSELVQEEGHTFSHTFESGGVSKYYCQPHQSLGMKGVVVVGDNVPSGAEVVSGGGGGGGSGGSGGSGGEGGSGGGGSGMDQNGFNMSLMIGGSLVAAFLSPIVFGLILMLRDAGGRPPEDGASHGGHSHED from the coding sequence ATGAGCGAGGAACGCGACGCTCGGCTGGGACGGCGAGGGCTGCTACGGGCGGGTGCCGGCACCGTCGGAGCCGGACTCGTCGGTGCAGGCGTGACTGGAACCGCAGCAGCACAGTCCGGTCCGTTCGGTGGCTGGATGAGTGACGTGGGCAACTACGACGGCGTCCACGACATGACTGGCAGCGGCGAAGTGACCGTCGACGTCGGCGTCCAGGCGAACGGCGCCGCGTACGGGTTCGGCCCCGCGGCGATTCAGGTCGACCCCGGAACGACAGTCGTCTGGGAATGGACGGGTAACGGCGGCGTCCACAACGTCGCCGCGGAGTCCGGCGGCGACTACTCCAGCGAACTGGTCCAAGAGGAGGGCCACACGTTCAGCCACACCTTCGAGTCCGGTGGTGTCTCGAAATACTACTGCCAGCCCCACCAGTCACTGGGCATGAAAGGCGTCGTCGTCGTCGGCGACAACGTCCCGTCCGGCGCCGAAGTCGTCAGCGGTGGTGGCGGCGGTGGCGGGAGCGGCGGAAGCGGCGGAAGCGGCGGTGAGGGCGGCAGCGGTGGCGGCGGGAGCGGCATGGATCAGAACGGCTTCAACATGTCCCTGATGATCGGCGGATCGCTCGTCGCAGCCTTCCTCTCGCCCATCGTCTTCGGGCTCATACTGATGCTCCGCGATGCGGGCGGGCGTCCACCCGAAGACGGCGCGAGCCACGGCGGCCACTCCCACGAGGACTAG
- a CDS encoding archease, protein MSYELRPHTADVAVAATGATLGETFAAAGDGLAAATCDDIPETGERFSLTVRAEGLEALLFDYLDQLIYERDVRGVLPVANEATVREAGAEWMIEASARGVPFADISARDVKAVTYSEMRIEETGSGWDAYVVLDV, encoded by the coding sequence ATGAGCTACGAACTCCGTCCCCACACCGCCGACGTGGCCGTGGCGGCGACGGGTGCGACCCTCGGGGAGACGTTCGCCGCCGCCGGCGACGGCCTCGCGGCAGCCACCTGTGACGACATCCCCGAGACTGGCGAGCGATTCTCGCTCACCGTCCGCGCCGAGGGACTGGAGGCGCTGCTGTTCGACTATCTCGACCAGCTCATCTACGAGCGCGACGTTCGGGGCGTCCTCCCCGTCGCCAACGAGGCGACGGTCCGCGAGGCGGGCGCCGAATGGATGATAGAAGCCAGCGCCCGCGGGGTGCCGTTCGCCGACATCAGCGCGCGCGACGTGAAGGCCGTCACCTACTCCGAAATGCGAATCGAGGAGACGGGATCGGGGTGGGACGCCTACGTCGTGCTCGACGTGTAG
- a CDS encoding DUF7471 family protein, giving the protein MVVALHAAVSPGVLVVVSVAGLGTSILLGLAIAAFVRRRSRPYLLIVAAFAALLGRSAVVGFSLVGVLTPTQHHLLEHGLDVVMVALVVAAVYYARTVRREVSAS; this is encoded by the coding sequence ATGGTCGTCGCGCTCCACGCCGCCGTCTCTCCGGGCGTACTCGTCGTCGTGAGCGTCGCCGGACTCGGAACGTCGATACTGCTCGGACTGGCCATCGCCGCCTTCGTCCGCCGGCGCTCGCGCCCCTACCTCCTCATCGTGGCCGCGTTCGCGGCGCTCCTCGGCCGGTCGGCAGTCGTCGGCTTCAGTCTCGTCGGCGTCCTCACCCCCACGCAACACCACCTGCTCGAACACGGCCTCGACGTGGTGATGGTCGCGCTAGTCGTCGCGGCGGTGTACTACGCGCGGACGGTCCGACGCGAGGTGTCGGCGTCGTGA
- a CDS encoding LSM domain-containing protein, protein MSGRPLDVLEASLDEEVTVHLKDGRAYHGVLGGYDQHMNVVLDPADEVGERILGEPEIESVDNTTIIRGDNVVTIST, encoded by the coding sequence ATGAGCGGACGACCCCTCGACGTGCTGGAGGCCTCGCTCGACGAGGAAGTAACAGTGCATCTCAAAGACGGGCGGGCCTATCACGGCGTGCTCGGTGGCTACGACCAACACATGAACGTCGTCCTCGATCCGGCCGACGAAGTCGGGGAGAGAATCCTCGGCGAACCGGAGATCGAGTCGGTCGACAACACAACCATTATACGCGGCGACAACGTCGTGACGATAAGTACATGA
- a CDS encoding transcriptional regulator produces the protein MVRDPQSGAETPALQSVLDALDDADCRTIVKHLDEPMTANEISDVCDIPMSTTYRKLDLLTEASLLAESTEIRADGHHTTRYRIDFEAVEIGLDEDRTLEISVARPAQSADERLASLWSEVREET, from the coding sequence ATGGTGCGCGATCCGCAGTCGGGCGCGGAGACTCCCGCTTTGCAGTCGGTCCTCGACGCACTCGACGACGCCGACTGCCGGACCATCGTCAAGCACCTCGACGAACCGATGACGGCGAACGAAATCTCGGACGTGTGTGATATCCCCATGTCGACGACGTATCGAAAACTCGACCTGCTGACGGAGGCGTCGCTGCTCGCGGAGAGCACGGAAATCCGGGCTGACGGCCACCACACGACGCGGTATCGAATCGATTTCGAAGCGGTCGAAATCGGGCTGGACGAGGACCGGACCCTCGAAATCTCCGTCGCGCGGCCGGCACAGAGTGCGGACGAACGACTCGCGTCCCTGTGGTCGGAGGTGCGAGAGGAGACGTGA
- a CDS encoding DUF7521 family protein — translation MSHLDIILAGVKTGTLLLGGLITYFSLKAYRRTGAEALRALAIGFSLVTVGALLAGVGHQFTSLELAHSVVIESTLTFLGFAVIVYSLYVD, via the coding sequence GTGAGCCACCTCGATATCATCCTCGCGGGCGTCAAGACGGGGACGCTCCTCCTGGGCGGGCTAATCACGTACTTCTCGCTGAAAGCCTACCGGCGAACCGGGGCCGAGGCGCTCCGAGCGCTCGCCATCGGCTTCTCTCTCGTGACGGTGGGGGCGCTCCTCGCGGGCGTCGGCCACCAGTTCACGTCGCTCGAACTCGCACACTCCGTCGTCATCGAGAGCACGCTCACCTTCCTCGGCTTCGCGGTCATCGTCTACTCGCTGTACGTGGACTAG
- a CDS encoding winged helix-turn-helix transcriptional regulator produces the protein MSHHRDRIVSHVDTHPGVHFNELGRELDLATGQLQYHLGELRRADRVVAESLYGRTHYYTPEYDEWERTAVAVVRRETARDVVLYLVESGPSSPTAVADALDIARSTLEWHVGHLHEQALVEKRRDERGRVTLALAAPEETAALLRLVEPSVPDRLLDRFTRLVDNLVSE, from the coding sequence GTGAGCCACCATCGCGACAGAATCGTCAGCCACGTCGACACCCACCCCGGAGTCCACTTCAACGAACTCGGCCGCGAACTCGACTTGGCGACTGGACAGCTCCAGTACCACCTCGGCGAGCTCCGCCGGGCAGACCGGGTCGTCGCGGAGTCGCTGTACGGCCGCACCCACTACTACACGCCGGAGTACGACGAGTGGGAGCGAACCGCCGTGGCCGTGGTCCGCCGGGAGACGGCTCGGGACGTGGTACTCTACCTCGTCGAATCGGGGCCGAGTTCCCCCACCGCGGTGGCCGACGCCCTCGATATTGCCCGGAGCACGCTGGAGTGGCACGTCGGCCACCTGCACGAACAGGCGCTGGTCGAAAAGCGCCGCGACGAGCGCGGGCGGGTGACGCTCGCGCTCGCGGCGCCCGAGGAGACGGCGGCGTTGCTTCGACTCGTCGAACCGTCGGTACCGGACCGGTTGCTCGACCGCTTCACACGCTTGGTCGACAACCTCGTGAGCGAGTGA
- a CDS encoding MoaD/ThiS family protein, which translates to MSTTTDSESTAKQETTTVHLRATGHVRDAMEQSHQVYTFEGDTLRDLLEQFFDERPDLADMLIAETEAEASTDGWAVPPENLPGTWHKNPEGEQTRPFARVLVNGKFNEVLDGFDTKLEDDDRVSFVYPFIFCC; encoded by the coding sequence ATGAGCACGACCACCGATTCCGAGAGTACGGCGAAACAAGAGACGACGACGGTCCACCTCCGCGCGACGGGCCACGTCCGCGACGCGATGGAACAGTCCCATCAGGTGTACACCTTCGAGGGTGACACGCTCCGTGACCTGTTGGAGCAGTTCTTCGACGAGCGACCGGACCTCGCGGACATGCTCATCGCCGAGACGGAGGCGGAGGCGTCCACGGACGGGTGGGCGGTCCCGCCCGAGAACCTCCCCGGAACGTGGCACAAGAATCCCGAGGGCGAACAGACCCGGCCGTTCGCGCGCGTCCTCGTCAACGGGAAGTTCAACGAAGTGCTCGACGGCTTCGACACGAAACTCGAAGACGACGACCGCGTGAGCTTCGTCTACCCGTTCATCTTCTGTTGCTGA
- a CDS encoding helix-turn-helix domain-containing protein: MPTATLAVTLPADIWIADLSTRFPDATFRVLAALPDDDNTGVGLVEITADDVGTVLSRLNDTDGVRVFETLYRGEDRALVQFETDDPLLLMSVRNSRAPFEPPVTIADGMANLEITAPRDRLSSLADQFRALGLEFDVQSVRTTIDSESVVSDEQRRLVETAVQKGYYDVPRTCTLTELADHLDIAKSTASERLHRVESAIIRAFVED; encoded by the coding sequence ATGCCAACGGCGACGCTCGCGGTCACGCTTCCGGCCGACATCTGGATTGCCGACCTCTCGACACGCTTTCCCGACGCTACCTTTCGCGTCCTCGCGGCGCTTCCGGACGACGACAACACCGGCGTCGGACTCGTCGAAATCACTGCCGACGACGTCGGGACGGTGCTCTCGCGGCTGAACGACACCGACGGCGTCCGAGTCTTCGAAACCCTCTATCGAGGTGAGGACCGAGCGCTCGTCCAGTTCGAGACGGATGATCCGCTGCTTCTCATGTCGGTTCGCAACTCGCGCGCTCCCTTCGAGCCACCGGTGACCATCGCCGACGGGATGGCCAACCTCGAGATTACGGCCCCCCGCGACCGACTGTCGTCGCTCGCCGACCAGTTCCGGGCGCTCGGCCTCGAGTTCGATGTTCAGTCCGTCCGGACGACTATCGACTCCGAGTCGGTCGTGAGTGACGAACAGCGACGGCTGGTAGAGACGGCCGTCCAAAAGGGGTATTACGACGTTCCGCGGACCTGCACGCTGACGGAGCTCGCCGACCACCTCGATATCGCCAAATCGACGGCGAGCGAACGACTCCACCGAGTCGAGAGCGCGATTATCCGCGCTTTCGTCGAGGACTAG
- a CDS encoding DUF420 domain-containing protein produces MNARDRVPELTAVLSIASLALVFGAVLGAVPRAVIPHAPAGVVAAIPHVNAVVSTVAIGTIASGVAFARRGEFGRHRAAMVLSAVLFALFLVLYLYKVVLEGPATFPGPDAVYRQVYLPILAIHILLAVVCIPLLYYVLLLATTRPVGALRDTAHARVGRVAASLWLVSFFLGDVVYALLYLLY; encoded by the coding sequence ATGAATGCACGCGACCGCGTCCCCGAACTCACCGCCGTCCTCTCGATTGCGTCGCTGGCGCTGGTGTTCGGCGCCGTTCTCGGTGCCGTTCCGCGCGCGGTCATCCCTCACGCGCCGGCCGGCGTCGTCGCCGCGATTCCGCACGTCAACGCCGTCGTCAGCACCGTCGCCATCGGCACCATCGCCAGCGGCGTCGCCTTCGCTCGTCGCGGGGAGTTCGGCCGGCACCGCGCCGCAATGGTGCTCTCGGCCGTACTGTTCGCGCTCTTCCTCGTCCTCTATCTCTACAAAGTCGTCCTCGAGGGCCCGGCGACGTTCCCGGGACCGGACGCCGTCTATCGGCAGGTGTATCTCCCCATCCTCGCAATCCACATCCTCCTCGCCGTCGTCTGTATCCCGCTTTTGTACTACGTCCTGCTGTTGGCGACCACCCGTCCGGTTGGTGCGTTACGAGACACCGCCCACGCCCGCGTGGGCCGCGTCGCCGCGAGTCTGTGGCTCGTCTCCTTCTTCCTCGGTGACGTCGTCTACGCGCTGCTGTACCTGCTGTACTAG
- a CDS encoding 50S ribosomal protein L37e has translation MTGAGTPSQGKKNKTTHVKCRRCGEKSYHVRKKVCSSCGFGDSAKRRGYEWQSKSGE, from the coding sequence ATGACGGGAGCAGGCACGCCGAGTCAGGGAAAGAAGAACAAGACGACCCACGTCAAATGTCGACGCTGCGGTGAGAAATCGTACCACGTTCGCAAGAAAGTCTGCTCGTCGTGTGGCTTTGGCGACTCGGCCAAACGCCGCGGCTACGAGTGGCAGAGCAAATCCGGCGAGTAA
- a CDS encoding RtcB family protein, translating to MTTREIDGIRLEQVREYVWEIPQEGEMRVPARVLASEALLDEIGDDKTLQQLKNATHLPGMTDHAICMPDGHQGYGFPVGGVGATDAENGCISPGAVGYDINCGVRMMRTNLTYDDVQGREEELVEALFANVPSGLGGGGVVDGDKETIEGVLERGVDWALEAGWAVPADLEHCEDEGRRPDADPSAVSQKAKDRGKNQLGSLGSGNHFLEIQRVTDTYRDDVADAYGLEPDQIVVLIHCGSRGLGHQTCTDYLRKIEKEHGDLLDSLPDKELAAAPAGSELAEAYYGAMCACINFAWVNRQLIMHRVRQVFARVFDRSWESMDMHLLYDVAHNIAKKEVHEVGVDPEGRPIGGGDAADREERELYVHRKGATRAFPAGHPEVPAAYRDVGQPIIIPGSMGAGSYVLRGGESSLDLTFGSTAHGAGRLMSRTQAKQEFWGETVQDELREQNQVYVKAQSGATVAEEAPGVYKDVDEVVRVSDALDIGDKVARTYPVCNIKG from the coding sequence ATGACCACCCGCGAAATCGACGGCATCCGGCTGGAACAGGTCCGGGAGTACGTCTGGGAGATTCCACAGGAGGGTGAGATGCGCGTCCCCGCTCGCGTCCTCGCCAGCGAGGCGCTCCTCGACGAGATTGGCGACGACAAGACGCTTCAGCAACTCAAAAACGCCACGCACCTGCCCGGCATGACGGACCACGCCATCTGCATGCCCGACGGCCACCAAGGCTACGGCTTCCCGGTCGGCGGCGTCGGCGCCACGGACGCCGAGAACGGCTGTATCTCGCCTGGCGCGGTCGGCTACGACATCAACTGCGGCGTCCGGATGATGCGGACGAACCTCACCTACGACGACGTGCAGGGTCGCGAGGAGGAACTCGTCGAGGCCCTGTTCGCGAACGTCCCCTCGGGCCTCGGTGGCGGCGGCGTCGTCGACGGCGACAAGGAGACGATAGAGGGCGTCCTCGAACGCGGTGTCGACTGGGCGCTCGAGGCCGGATGGGCCGTCCCCGCCGACCTAGAACACTGCGAGGACGAGGGCCGGCGCCCGGACGCAGACCCTAGCGCCGTCTCCCAGAAGGCCAAAGACCGCGGGAAGAACCAACTCGGCAGCCTCGGCAGCGGGAACCACTTCCTCGAAATCCAGCGCGTGACCGACACCTATCGCGACGACGTTGCGGATGCGTACGGACTGGAACCGGACCAAATCGTCGTCCTCATCCACTGCGGGAGCCGGGGGCTCGGCCACCAGACCTGCACCGACTACCTCCGAAAAATCGAGAAAGAGCACGGCGACCTGCTCGACAGTCTCCCCGATAAGGAACTCGCGGCGGCGCCGGCGGGGTCGGAGCTCGCCGAGGCGTACTACGGCGCGATGTGTGCCTGCATCAACTTCGCGTGGGTGAACCGCCAACTCATCATGCACCGCGTCCGGCAGGTGTTCGCGCGCGTGTTCGACCGCTCGTGGGAGTCGATGGACATGCACCTGCTGTACGACGTGGCTCACAACATCGCGAAAAAGGAGGTTCACGAAGTTGGGGTCGACCCGGAGGGTCGACCGATTGGAGGCGGTGACGCCGCCGACCGCGAAGAGCGCGAACTGTACGTCCACCGCAAGGGCGCGACGCGGGCGTTCCCCGCCGGGCACCCGGAGGTGCCGGCCGCCTACCGCGACGTGGGGCAGCCAATCATCATCCCCGGCAGCATGGGCGCAGGGAGTTACGTCCTCCGCGGGGGCGAATCGTCGCTCGACCTCACCTTCGGCTCGACGGCCCACGGCGCCGGCCGACTCATGAGTCGGACGCAGGCCAAACAGGAGTTCTGGGGCGAGACGGTGCAGGACGAACTCCGCGAGCAGAACCAAGTGTACGTCAAGGCCCAGAGCGGCGCGACGGTGGCGGAGGAGGCGCCCGGCGTCTACAAGGACGTGGACGAGGTGGTCCGCGTCTCGGACGCCCTCGACATCGGCGACAAGGTGGCTCGCACCTACCCGGTCTGTAACATCAAGGGATAA
- a CDS encoding DUF7405 family protein — translation MRLPDVSRREALRTAVALGSASALSACLDRESSEPVPTGDPDAKPARQHAWRAHVRHDDHGNTQLPRHQILLYLTLDGDGPPSATDRDALAATLDALDSAYAWSHEGLLHSIAYSPAYFDRFEDALPEDIDLPEPTALSPFESPTFDRQDAVLHLASDRSDALLEADRALRGERETANGVSIPPLTDALRVDSRRTGFVGAGLPAQHQDAEGIPESRPVPEASPLFMGFEAGFRRNQATEDYVTLESGPFAGGTTKVIANLRQRLDDWYDEQTQEERVMEMFSPGHAAEGLVEGVGDNLGDDSQIDRFVDDIADHAAEYGRVGHAQKAARANRDDDGDVRLLRRHFESTDDIGSDQQVASLHFPSLQRRVSAFESVRRAMNGTDVTEQTPAVRQRVNNGILEYIFVRRRGYFLVPPRRHRVFPTPRPE, via the coding sequence ATGCGACTGCCAGACGTGTCCCGCCGCGAAGCGCTCCGGACCGCCGTCGCGCTCGGAAGCGCGAGCGCGCTCAGCGCGTGTCTCGACCGCGAGTCGTCCGAGCCGGTTCCGACGGGCGACCCCGACGCCAAGCCGGCGCGCCAGCACGCGTGGCGAGCGCACGTCCGCCACGACGACCACGGCAACACCCAACTCCCCCGGCACCAGATTCTGCTGTATCTGACGCTCGACGGCGACGGACCGCCGTCGGCGACGGACCGGGACGCACTCGCCGCGACGCTCGACGCCCTCGACAGCGCGTACGCTTGGAGCCACGAGGGCCTGCTCCACTCGATTGCCTACTCGCCCGCGTACTTCGACCGCTTCGAGGACGCCCTGCCCGAGGATATCGACCTCCCCGAACCGACCGCGCTCTCGCCGTTCGAATCGCCCACCTTCGACCGACAGGACGCGGTGCTCCACCTCGCGAGCGACCGCTCCGACGCGCTCCTCGAAGCGGACCGCGCGCTGCGGGGCGAGCGTGAGACGGCCAACGGCGTCTCGATACCGCCACTGACCGACGCCCTGCGCGTCGACTCCCGGCGGACTGGCTTCGTCGGCGCCGGCCTCCCCGCGCAGCATCAGGACGCGGAGGGGATTCCCGAGTCCCGACCCGTCCCCGAGGCGTCGCCGCTGTTCATGGGCTTCGAAGCCGGGTTTCGACGGAATCAGGCGACCGAGGACTACGTCACGCTCGAATCGGGACCGTTCGCCGGCGGGACGACGAAGGTCATCGCCAACCTCCGACAGCGACTCGACGACTGGTACGACGAGCAGACTCAGGAAGAGCGCGTGATGGAGATGTTCAGCCCCGGCCACGCGGCCGAGGGGTTGGTCGAGGGGGTCGGCGACAACCTCGGCGACGACAGCCAAATAGACCGCTTCGTGGACGACATCGCCGACCACGCCGCGGAGTACGGCCGCGTGGGCCACGCCCAGAAGGCCGCGCGGGCGAACCGCGACGACGACGGAGACGTGCGCTTGCTCCGCCGCCACTTCGAATCGACCGACGACATCGGCTCGGACCAGCAGGTGGCGAGCCTCCACTTCCCGTCGCTCCAGCGGCGCGTCTCGGCGTTCGAGTCCGTCCGCCGCGCGATGAACGGGACGGACGTGACCGAACAGACCCCCGCCGTGCGCCAACGCGTCAACAACGGCATCCTCGAATACATCTTCGTCCGTCGCCGCGGATACTTCCTCGTGCCGCCGCGTCGCCACCGCGTCTTCCCGACGCCGCGCCCCGAATGA